In bacterium, the DNA window GAGTGCGTGTGCTGCGCTCGCTTTCTCGCGCGGGGCAATCCTTTCTGGCCCGCGTGGAATACCTTCAGCGCTACATCCGGGAACCCGGTAGTGGACACGGATTTCCCGTTGACCAGCACGCGATGAGCCTGGACGGTCTGGTCAACGGCACTCTCGTTCCGCCGCTATTCGCGCACAATATGGATGACCCTCGCTCAGAATACTGTCTGATGCGGCGAGACGCGACGATCGGCAAGCACGGGGCGTTATCCGCTCAGGTTCGGGGTTTCCAGACCCCCGAAGAATACCTGGAGTGGATCCGCCAGGATGCGCACTCCAAGCTGGTCACTCCCGTCGAGTCGATGATTCGCGAAGCACGACTCCGCCGCGATCGCTCACTATTGGGCCGGGTGCGTTGGAAATTGCACCGGGCTTTTCACCCGAACCCCAAGAAGGGCTGAGATTCGCCAGCCGAGCGGAGATTCACTCGCCGGGTCGAAGCAGTATTCGCTCACACCCCCGTTGATCACGCGTAGCCCCAGGCGTCACTCGAGC includes these proteins:
- a CDS encoding glycosyltransferase family 2 protein, coding for MSGPVDLLLITWNRLEYVQKTVDQLLRDPADFRLYFWDNASTDGTADLIASLDDPRIVQRHMSPENVKQREPSLWFFEQATSDLGGKIDDDILLPHGWTERVAPALRREARLGMVGCWVFMEEDWDDELAVANSVEMGGVRVLRSLSRAGQSFLARVEYLQRYIREPGSGHGFPVDQHAMSLDGLVNGTLVPPLFAHNMDDPRSEYCLMRRDATIGKHGALSAQVRGFQTPEEYLEWIRQDAHSKLVTPVESMIREARLRRDRSLLGRVRWKLHRAFHPNPKKG